Proteins from one Shewanella pealeana ATCC 700345 genomic window:
- a CDS encoding DUF3413 domain-containing protein — protein sequence MVKMLPLRARMKSHAVLTLINSLIFIVLSVSYLDYLPANLTSLDWSYIVIATAGQMGLLAGLLGLFSLPLSLIKSTQVRLLSTSVIFTLALITLYGDTQVFAQYRFHIQPVLVEMIFSGGIVEFSVANYLFGASMVLLTLALQCGLYWLILTRGGNRLRLAGRYLAYLLFLCVLTTHIIHIWASANAVNSITNFSRFLPLFYPATANRLMLKYGLVNEAELAQQNKLKIDNKGNLSYPLAPISYQQVTPTNVLFIVIDSWRHDSFSAEVTPNIWQYAQDGQVFKQHYSTGNATRAGIFGLFYGLPATYWHSFYRNRESPIIMDRMQQLDYQLGIFSSAHLLKPEFDETVFVHVPDLRVRSKGETKPSRDIEITQQWLEWDKHKDPTRPAFSFLFYDSPHGYDFPEDYPNKFEPQVSRMDYLSIDNDTDRLPILNRYNTSVNFNDSLIGKVLTQLKESGELANTLVVITGDHGQEINDNKQNFWGHNGNFTDPQIKVPFIMFGADLKPGVNQYFTDHMDLVPTLMQNYLGATGPAENYTAGYNLFEQNADRRKWLILASYSDYALVNESSILHVSGAQGGYQYMDRHNRPKEGKPDFQQLNQAYELMRRYLE from the coding sequence ATGGTGAAAATGTTACCTTTACGCGCACGAATGAAATCTCACGCTGTGCTAACACTAATCAATAGCTTGATATTTATAGTGTTATCTGTGAGTTACTTGGATTACCTTCCTGCTAACCTGACCTCTCTAGACTGGAGTTATATCGTCATTGCTACAGCTGGGCAGATGGGCTTACTTGCAGGACTGTTAGGCTTGTTTAGTTTGCCGCTTAGCTTGATTAAATCGACTCAGGTTAGATTGTTATCAACATCGGTTATTTTTACTTTAGCACTGATTACCTTATATGGTGATACTCAGGTTTTTGCCCAGTATCGCTTTCATATTCAACCTGTACTGGTTGAAATGATTTTCTCCGGTGGCATCGTCGAGTTCTCGGTGGCAAATTACCTGTTTGGCGCATCTATGGTATTGCTGACATTAGCGCTGCAATGTGGACTCTATTGGTTGATATTGACTCGTGGAGGAAACCGACTCAGGCTGGCTGGCCGCTATCTTGCGTACCTACTTTTCTTGTGTGTGCTTACTACGCACATCATCCATATATGGGCAAGTGCTAATGCTGTAAATTCAATTACCAACTTTAGTCGCTTCTTACCGCTGTTTTACCCCGCGACAGCCAACCGGTTAATGCTTAAGTATGGTTTAGTGAATGAAGCTGAATTGGCTCAGCAAAATAAGCTGAAAATCGATAATAAGGGAAATTTATCTTACCCTTTAGCACCAATAAGTTATCAGCAGGTCACGCCCACTAACGTTCTCTTTATTGTGATTGATTCTTGGCGTCACGATAGTTTTAGCGCGGAAGTAACCCCAAATATTTGGCAGTACGCTCAAGATGGTCAGGTGTTTAAGCAGCATTACTCTACTGGTAATGCGACTCGTGCAGGAATATTTGGCTTATTTTATGGCTTACCAGCCACCTATTGGCATAGTTTTTATCGTAATCGCGAATCGCCAATTATTATGGATAGAATGCAGCAGCTGGATTATCAGCTAGGTATTTTTTCTTCTGCGCACCTATTAAAACCAGAGTTTGATGAGACGGTTTTTGTTCATGTACCGGATCTAAGAGTACGTTCAAAAGGCGAGACCAAGCCAAGCAGAGACATTGAGATCACTCAACAGTGGCTCGAATGGGATAAACATAAAGATCCTACGCGACCAGCGTTCTCATTTTTATTCTATGATTCTCCCCATGGATATGATTTTCCAGAGGATTACCCGAACAAATTTGAGCCACAAGTGTCTCGAATGGATTATTTAAGCATCGATAATGATACCGATAGGCTGCCAATTCTTAACCGCTACAATACCAGTGTGAACTTTAATGATTCACTGATAGGCAAAGTACTCACTCAGCTCAAAGAGTCGGGAGAGTTGGCCAATACATTAGTGGTGATCACCGGTGATCATGGTCAGGAAATCAACGACAACAAGCAAAATTTTTGGGGACATAACGGTAATTTTACCGACCCTCAAATAAAAGTGCCTTTTATCATGTTTGGCGCCGATCTTAAGCCTGGAGTGAATCAATACTTTACTGACCATATGGATTTAGTTCCTACGCTGATGCAAAACTACTTAGGCGCTACAGGGCCTGCAGAAAACTATACAGCTGGCTATAACTTGTTTGAGCAGAATGCGGATAGACGCAAGTGGCTTATTCTTGCAAGTTACAGTGATTATGCCTTAGTTAACGAAAGCAGTATTTTGCATGTTTCTGGCGCCCAAGGCGGTTATCAGTATATGGATAGACACAATCGCCCTAAAGAAGGTAAGCCTGATTTTCAGCAGTTAAACCAAGCTTATGAGTTGATGAGACGTTACCTGGAGTAA
- the nrfD gene encoding NrfD/PsrC family molybdoenzyme membrane anchor subunit → MNNIWGSMEQYDPVVWNWIIAVYLFMAGLSAGSMLVAIGLKWYKQSRGQPTEGLPVIKAAAVIGPVAICLGMALLVLDLTKPFEFYHILLNYNLTSVMAWGVIALLVYIPLVFVFAALVFEKQVLQYAPWLAGTLKVCRQVENSLNKLIFALGLGVGVYTGFLLSAMISYPILNTAVLPALFLASALSVGSAGNILVATLFFSKKESDCIEQVHRIEYPVAFNEALCLVLLFVGLNFSGPAAQAATAAITTGTWASVFWIGVVGLGLVVPVLASTIAPKAWRHTKGFLITVSCSTILGVLALRHFVVYAGQSYIS, encoded by the coding sequence ATGAACAATATCTGGGGCTCTATGGAGCAATACGATCCGGTAGTTTGGAACTGGATCATCGCGGTGTATTTGTTTATGGCGGGCTTATCTGCTGGCTCAATGCTGGTGGCGATAGGGCTCAAGTGGTACAAGCAGAGTCGTGGGCAGCCGACCGAAGGCTTACCTGTAATTAAGGCTGCGGCGGTAATTGGCCCAGTTGCTATCTGTTTAGGTATGGCGCTGCTGGTACTGGATTTGACTAAACCATTTGAGTTTTATCATATCCTGCTCAATTACAACCTAACCTCTGTGATGGCGTGGGGTGTTATCGCACTCTTAGTTTATATTCCGTTAGTGTTTGTGTTTGCGGCGCTGGTATTTGAAAAACAAGTTCTGCAATACGCGCCTTGGCTTGCGGGGACGCTAAAGGTTTGCCGTCAGGTAGAAAATAGTCTAAATAAGCTGATTTTCGCTCTGGGTCTTGGTGTCGGTGTATACACAGGCTTCTTGTTGTCGGCGATGATTAGCTACCCAATCTTGAACACTGCTGTACTGCCAGCATTGTTCCTGGCTTCTGCTTTGTCAGTGGGGTCAGCGGGTAATATCTTAGTGGCAACTTTGTTCTTCAGTAAGAAAGAATCAGACTGTATAGAGCAAGTGCACCGCATCGAATACCCTGTAGCCTTTAACGAAGCGCTTTGTTTAGTGCTACTGTTTGTGGGGCTTAACTTCTCAGGCCCTGCTGCGCAGGCGGCGACGGCGGCAATTACTACAGGAACTTGGGCCAGTGTATTTTGGATTGGTGTCGTGGGCTTAGGTCTAGTGGTGCCAGTGCTTGCCAGCACGATTGCACCTAAGGCGTGGCGTCACACCAAAGGCTTCTTAATCACGGTATCGTGCAGCACTATTCTTGGCGTACTGGCATTGAGACACTTCGTTGTTTACGCAGGGCAGAGCTATATTAGCTAA
- a CDS encoding 4Fe-4S dicluster domain-containing protein, translating to MTKRYVLVHDENKCIGCQACNVACRSENNVPESVTRIQVRIEGPYGNFPHLHFKYNRVSCEQCENAPCVKVCPTGAAYVNDDGIVSINEKKCVGCLYCVAACPYKVRFINPETRVPDKCDFCKETRLARGEEPACVTVCPTQALVFGDANDMTSEVRKVLDTKNHYQQKVNLGTEPRVYRIPSRKGGIKA from the coding sequence ATGACTAAGCGTTATGTTCTCGTGCACGATGAAAACAAGTGCATTGGCTGTCAGGCTTGTAACGTGGCTTGCCGTAGTGAAAACAATGTGCCTGAGTCGGTGACTCGTATTCAGGTGAGAATTGAGGGGCCTTACGGCAACTTCCCGCACCTACATTTTAAGTATAACCGCGTCTCTTGTGAGCAGTGTGAAAACGCGCCTTGCGTTAAGGTGTGTCCAACCGGCGCAGCCTATGTTAATGATGACGGCATTGTATCGATTAACGAGAAGAAGTGTGTCGGCTGTCTATATTGTGTCGCGGCTTGTCCTTACAAGGTGCGTTTCATTAACCCTGAAACCCGAGTGCCTGATAAGTGCGATTTCTGTAAAGAAACACGCTTGGCTCGAGGTGAAGAGCCTGCTTGTGTCACGGTTTGCCCAACCCAAGCACTGGTGTTTGGTGATGCCAATGACATGACATCGGAAGTGCGCAAAGTGCTAGACACAAAAAATCACTACCAACAGAAGGTAAACCTTGGCACTGAGCCACGTGTCTACCGCATTCCTAGCCGTAAAGGAGGGATCAAAGCATGA